A genome region from Anaerolineae bacterium includes the following:
- a CDS encoding acyl-CoA/acyl-ACP dehydrogenase, which translates to MLEALLTPQQRKLREEVRDFVKWVPRQLILDMDADKVRYPREFVEEAARRNLLGLRFSPEYGGRGLGWAEEIIALEEVGVLGTSLACLYSLPSIVGEALHKFGTPEQKERWLKPLLQGKLMAAEALTEPRGGSDFFGTTTTAQREGNHYILRGHKRFIVGAEGADFFLVYARTDPSAPSHQALTAFIVERGPGVEVQYIYGLMGTRGGGTGKVYFRDVRVPVENVIGKENGGADVFWHMMIPERMTSAAGALGMARAALEIAARYSDKRKAFGQKIRSFQGVSFKVAESITLLDAARGLVYLAAKTIDEGDEPGRVRRLVSEAKKFATEAAWQIVNHAMQILGGIGYTTVYPIERLLRDTRLIMIWTGTNEIMNLIIQHEYFKELLETKPEVRDVEADAPEAHREEEKVYE; encoded by the coding sequence ATGTTAGAAGCACTCCTTACGCCTCAGCAAAGAAAACTGCGGGAAGAAGTCAGGGATTTTGTTAAATGGGTTCCCCGCCAGCTTATTTTGGACATGGATGCCGATAAGGTGCGTTATCCCAGAGAATTTGTGGAGGAAGCTGCCCGGCGGAACCTTCTCGGGCTGCGCTTTTCTCCCGAATACGGAGGAAGAGGCTTAGGCTGGGCCGAAGAAATCATCGCCCTTGAAGAGGTAGGAGTTCTTGGCACTTCCCTGGCCTGTCTCTATTCCCTTCCAAGCATCGTTGGGGAAGCCCTTCACAAGTTTGGCACACCAGAGCAAAAGGAGCGATGGTTAAAACCACTCCTCCAAGGCAAGTTAATGGCTGCTGAAGCCCTCACCGAACCAAGAGGGGGTTCCGATTTCTTCGGAACTACCACCACCGCTCAAAGGGAAGGTAACCATTACATCTTAAGAGGCCACAAACGCTTCATTGTGGGGGCTGAAGGAGCTGATTTCTTCCTGGTTTATGCCAGAACTGACCCCAGTGCACCCTCCCATCAGGCTCTTACGGCTTTCATCGTGGAAAGGGGGCCGGGGGTTGAGGTGCAGTATATATATGGCTTGATGGGAACAAGAGGGGGTGGGACAGGTAAGGTCTACTTCCGGGATGTGAGGGTTCCGGTTGAAAATGTCATTGGGAAGGAAAATGGCGGTGCTGACGTCTTCTGGCACATGATGATTCCGGAGAGGATGACCAGCGCGGCGGGAGCTCTGGGCATGGCCAGAGCGGCTCTGGAGATAGCCGCCCGATATTCAGACAAACGCAAGGCTTTCGGGCAGAAAATTCGCTCTTTCCAGGGGGTTTCCTTCAAAGTGGCCGAGAGCATTACTTTACTGGATGCGGCCAGAGGACTTGTTTATTTGGCCGCAAAAACGATAGATGAAGGAGATGAACCTGGCCGAGTCAGGAGGCTTGTCTCGGAAGCCAAGAAATTCGCCACTGAAGCTGCCTGGCAAATTGTAAATCACGCGATGCAGATTCTCGGAGGCATAGGTTACACCACCGTCTACCCCATCGAAAGGCTGCTGCGGGACACAAGGCTGATTATGATCTGGACCGGCACCAACGAAATCATGAACCTTATAATCCAGCATGAATATTTCAAAGAGCTTCTGGAGACAAAGCCTGAGGTGAGGGATGTAGAAGCCGATGCGCCTGAAGCGCACAGGGAGGAGGAGAAAGTATACGAATGA
- a CDS encoding NAD(P)H-hydrate dehydratase, whose translation MKVVTAEEMASLEKEAVSKGITVAGMMEKAGHAVARVILALKPTPKTVLVLVGPGNNGGDGLVAAYYLLKAGVKVTAYLWKRQTESDPLVDRLVQEGTTLVFAQEDEDLKNLQSLLKEAEIVVDALLGTGFRPPVKRDLELILRTLAQEREKRFDPPAKVSIRSVRALPSTAKHRPFIVAVDIPTGVNGTTGESDPAAVPADITVTFGFPKRGHFLFPGAELTGELLVADIGIPQELASGIRVELVTPELVQKWLPPRPKGSHKGTFGKVLIIAGSTNYTGAPCLAGLGAMRVGAGLVTMAIPSSIHPIVASKLTETTFLLLPSDMGAIVPDALEVLSESWPSYQAILLGPGLGRDKQTVEFVHQLIRGKWEKRKMGFLGSQETPLPPLPPMVIDADGLNALADLPLWWEELKGLNVLTPHPGEMSRLCGLSTEEINRRRIDLALEKAQEWGQVIVLKGAYTCIASPEGLVYINPFANPAMATAGSGDVLAGAIAGFIAQGLEPIKAAVVGTYVHSLAGEMVKEELGEAGPTAGDLPGKLPLAIRKLRGGKA comes from the coding sequence GTGAAAGTAGTAACCGCCGAAGAGATGGCTTCTCTGGAGAAAGAGGCTGTTTCAAAGGGGATTACAGTGGCCGGGATGATGGAAAAAGCCGGCCACGCTGTGGCCCGGGTTATCCTGGCCCTTAAGCCCACGCCTAAAACTGTGCTGGTCCTGGTAGGGCCAGGTAACAACGGCGGCGATGGCCTGGTCGCTGCCTATTACCTCCTCAAGGCTGGAGTCAAGGTAACAGCCTATCTTTGGAAAAGGCAAACCGAAAGTGACCCCCTGGTGGACAGGCTCGTCCAAGAAGGGACTACGCTGGTTTTCGCCCAAGAAGACGAAGACCTCAAAAACCTCCAGAGCCTCCTCAAAGAGGCCGAAATCGTGGTAGATGCCCTCCTGGGTACAGGGTTCCGCCCACCGGTGAAGAGAGACCTTGAACTGATACTCCGGACCCTCGCTCAAGAAAGGGAGAAACGATTTGATCCCCCCGCTAAGGTTTCAATTCGTTCGGTGAGGGCGTTGCCCTCTACCGCGAAACACCGTCCCTTCATCGTGGCAGTAGATATACCGACAGGGGTAAATGGGACTACCGGGGAATCTGATCCGGCAGCTGTCCCTGCTGATATCACAGTAACATTTGGTTTTCCAAAGAGGGGGCATTTCCTTTTTCCAGGGGCGGAGCTTACAGGTGAGCTATTAGTGGCCGATATCGGTATCCCACAAGAGCTGGCCTCTGGCATTCGGGTTGAATTGGTCACACCGGAGCTGGTTCAAAAATGGCTTCCTCCCAGACCCAAAGGAAGCCACAAGGGGACCTTCGGCAAGGTTCTGATCATAGCAGGCTCCACCAATTACACAGGAGCTCCCTGCCTGGCAGGCCTGGGGGCCATGAGGGTAGGGGCAGGGCTTGTCACTATGGCCATACCCAGCTCCATCCACCCCATCGTTGCCTCAAAGCTTACCGAAACCACCTTTTTGCTCCTTCCGAGTGACATGGGTGCCATAGTGCCCGACGCTCTGGAAGTTCTTTCCGAAAGCTGGCCCTCCTACCAGGCGATTCTGTTAGGCCCTGGCCTTGGAAGGGATAAGCAAACAGTTGAGTTCGTTCACCAGCTAATCAGGGGAAAGTGGGAAAAGAGGAAAATGGGCTTCCTTGGAAGCCAGGAAACGCCCCTTCCTCCTTTACCGCCTATGGTAATAGATGCCGACGGCCTCAATGCCCTTGCCGATCTGCCCCTCTGGTGGGAAGAACTAAAGGGGTTAAACGTCCTGACCCCTCATCCGGGGGAGATGTCAAGGCTCTGCGGGCTCTCTACCGAAGAGATAAATCGGCGCCGCATTGATTTGGCCCTGGAGAAGGCCCAGGAATGGGGTCAAGTAATCGTCCTCAAGGGAGCTTATACCTGCATAGCATCTCCTGAAGGTTTGGTATACATAAATCCATTTGCCAACCCGGCCATGGCCACCGCAGGAAGCGGTGATGTTCTGGCTGGAGCGATCGCTGGGTTCATAGCTCAGGGCCTTGAGCCCATTAAAGCTGCGGTAGTCGGGACTTACGTGCACTCTTTAGCCGGGGAAATGGTAAAGGAAGAGCTGGGGGAGGCTGGCCCCACAGCAGGAGACCTTCCGGGCAAGTTGCCTTTGGCCATCAGAAAGCTGAGGGGAGGTAAAGCGTGA
- a CDS encoding M23 family metallopeptidase encodes MHSFWNEALSPFPVFHTVIQERPRDTVITYTVQAGDTVFDIARRFGITPETIMWSNPDLEDNPDWLPVGMEIVILPVSGVYHTVKAGDTVEKLAKEYKVDPSAIINFPLNNLKPPYELTPGQKIIVPGGEKPYKPKIVRHYTGPIPPGAAKGTGKFAWPIDGVLYITQYYWRLHRAIDLGVPEGTPVYAADSGFVVYAGWNDQGYGKLVVIDHRNGFMTYYAHLSVVKVDVGMSVHKGQIIGLSGNTGKSTGPHLHFEIRLNGVPRNPLGFLP; translated from the coding sequence ATGCATTCCTTCTGGAATGAAGCCTTGAGCCCTTTCCCTGTCTTCCACACCGTGATTCAGGAAAGACCCCGCGATACTGTTATTACCTATACGGTCCAGGCTGGAGATACGGTTTTCGATATTGCCAGGCGCTTCGGCATAACCCCTGAAACCATTATGTGGTCAAACCCCGATCTGGAAGACAATCCGGACTGGCTTCCAGTGGGGATGGAAATCGTTATATTGCCTGTTTCCGGCGTCTATCACACGGTGAAAGCCGGTGACACAGTGGAGAAGCTGGCCAAGGAATACAAGGTAGACCCTTCGGCCATAATAAACTTCCCTCTCAATAACCTGAAACCTCCTTACGAACTGACCCCGGGGCAAAAGATCATAGTGCCCGGTGGCGAGAAACCTTACAAACCAAAGATTGTCCGCCATTATACAGGACCGATACCACCCGGTGCAGCCAAGGGGACTGGAAAGTTCGCCTGGCCAATTGATGGAGTGCTCTATATAACCCAGTATTACTGGCGGCTTCATCGGGCTATAGACCTTGGAGTGCCTGAGGGTACCCCTGTCTATGCGGCCGATTCAGGCTTCGTAGTTTATGCAGGCTGGAACGATCAAGGGTACGGAAAACTGGTCGTAATAGACCACCGCAACGGGTTCATGACATATTATGCTCACCTCAGCGTGGTAAAGGTCGATGTGGGGATGTCAGTTCACAAGGGCCAGATAATAGGCCTTTCGGGGAATACGGGCAAAAGCACTGGACCCCACCTGCACTTTGAGATAAGGCTTAACGGGGTGCCCCGTAACCCTCTGGGCTTTTTGCCCTGA